The proteins below come from a single Molothrus ater isolate BHLD 08-10-18 breed brown headed cowbird chromosome 3, BPBGC_Mater_1.1, whole genome shotgun sequence genomic window:
- the ARV1 gene encoding LOW QUALITY PROTEIN: protein ARV1 (The sequence of the model RefSeq protein was modified relative to this genomic sequence to represent the inferred CDS: substituted 1 base at 1 genomic stop codon) — protein MCAASPGNTGCPRRPSHGAAVALPPGTXSSPSAQSGVRQRQENHSSRDAVRRGLARPRSRTRKRGGGVEALTGLGVLPRAMAALGAYRCIECNGEATELYRDYQRGVLRISICKSCQKPVDKYIEYDPVIILINAVLCKAQAYRHILFNTKINIHGKLCVFCLLCEAYIRWLQLQDSSQNTDPDDLIRYAKEWDFYRMFGIASLEQTSFFIGIFITLWWMTPEMLKRKSDFILLLKALLLSTYGKLLLIPAVIWEHDYTPLCLAFIKVFVLISNSQAIRVTLNLNRIVPWFAIFFGLILENGVVCLFQKMGWDV, from the exons ATGTGCGCCGCCTCGCCCGGGAACACGGGGTGTCCCCGCCGCCCCTCCCACGGGGCCGCCGTCGCACTGCCCCCTGGGACATAGAGTTCTCCATCGGCGCAGTCGGGCGTGCGGCAGCGGCAGGAAAACCACAGCTCCCGGGATGCAGTGCGGCGCGGTCTGGCTCGGCCGCGCTCCCGAACGCGGAAACGAGGAGGCGGTGTGGAAGCGCTGACAGGGCTGGGCGTGCTCCCGCGCGCCATGGCGGCGCTCGGCGCCTACCGCTGTATCGAGTGCAACGGGGAGGCGACGGAGCTGTACCGGGACTATCAGCGCGGGGTGCTCCGTATCTCCATCTGC AAATCCTGCCAGAAACCTGTGGATAAATACATTGAGTATGATCCTGTTATCATCTTGATTAATGCTGTTTTATGCAAAGCACAAGCATACAGGCACATTCTTTTCAACACAAAGATAAAT ATTCATGGGAAGCTCTGCgtgttttgtttgctctgtGAAGCTTATATCAGGTGGTTGCAACTACAGGATTCAAGCCAAAATACAGATCCTGATGACTTAATCAGATATGCCAAAGAATGGGATTTTTATAGAATGTTTGGCATAGCTTCTTTAG AAcaaacttcatttttcattgGTATTTTCATTACTTTGTGGTGGATGACACCTGAGATGCTGAAAAGAAAGTCTGACTTCATCTTACTTCTCAAAGCACTGCTGTTGTCCACCTATGGAAAGCTCCTGCTAATTCCAGCTGTTATTTGGGAACACGACTACACGCCTTTGTGCCTTGCATTTATAAAAGTGTTTGTCTTGATATCAAACTCTCAGGCAATTAGAG ttacGTTGAACTTGAACCGAATAGTCCCTTGGTTTGCCATCTTCTTTGGATTAATTTTGGAAAATGGTGTGGTCTGCTTGTTCCAGAAAATGGGATGGGATGTTTGA